One segment of Triticum aestivum cultivar Chinese Spring chromosome 2A, IWGSC CS RefSeq v2.1, whole genome shotgun sequence DNA contains the following:
- the LOC123189736 gene encoding uncharacterized protein has protein sequence MAGGGIFSRALSYVVNEFLVEGLANNRAFQRFAVRTNRTLEDLSSKAKQAREEISEQFKDARGPNDRFKQ, from the exons atggccggcggcggcatCTTCAGCAGGGCGCTGAGCTACGTCGTCAACGAGTTCCTCGTCGAGGGCCTCGCCAACAA CCGTGCCTTCCAGAGGTTTGCTGTGAGGACCAACAGGACTTTGGAGGATCTCTCATCTAAAG CTAAACAAGCGAGGGAGGAGATATCGGAGCAATTTAAGGATGCTCGCGGACCCAATGAT CGCTTCAAGCAGTGA